DNA from Brassica napus cultivar Da-Ae chromosome A3 unlocalized genomic scaffold, Da-Ae chrA03_Random_14, whole genome shotgun sequence:
AACCTGAAGGTGCGCCTTCGGATCAGTCGTACCGTCATACTTTGGTACTTTGCttttttcccggatcggacaccctcatatctgagatgcgaggggtgaagggggtcttccgagccccttccagcagcatGTTGATCTCGGGGGCAGCGCTAGTAGCGtcatggatttgagactttacggctcttacttctgccgcagtcttggtgatatagtcgcgaagatcgcggatatccgacgtctcgtcaGCAGATTTCTGAACCTGTAggcttactgcgagtgagctcggtttgcttttcagccagatcttcttgttcgttccaatagaggatttcctcctcttccgttattggtttgtcgaacggagagctttcccgagcagatcggcttctggtccttcttggatgtctgtcgacgtcctcatcgGTATCGTTGGtaacatcgctaggatccaggtcaacgCGTTCGACTTCGTTATCCTCCAAATCTTTTTCGGGAAGCGGAGGACTTTCGGGGTTCGCCTTTTCGACGGGAGATttttcgctagggttttgaccagAAGGTCATTCCCGCGCGACTCCAGGTCTATCaagtggggtagcgaagtcgagtcttttcccgcggactttagtggttccgcggggacggatttCTCGAGTCCTTGCctttaaggtttcaacctgtttggtcaaggtgctcacgagcctgtcctgttcttccgatcttttttcataggtggtgaacatctttttaaactcctcgagcgctgtggcgttggctggtgcgttggctgcggatacgtccgctgctggagtgtggagattgGTGCCGCTGCCTCTGTTAAggggagtctgcacgttatctgcgtcgtcagttgacatgtctgattgagcgtgatgtggcttTTCGGGTTAGATTGATtcgtacccccccccctccttctagagCCAAACTGtgagaaccgaaattcacactgtcgatttttgtttaaataaagaaactaggaaaacctaattttccagaggacccggatatctgctaataccacacgccaagtaattagaacacgagaataacaacgataaagtatatgaaatcgaaaagagagcaaagtatatcttattctgaattcgtgtttgagcgttacaacaaggtaagagcctgggctacgagagctgtcggcgagattcctagttctaaaaccctaagacggcagtaacctaattgagtcgcagctcgaataacaaaaacggaaatatgcctaaattgctctaagtgctaagtttgctctgaaaagttctcccccatgcctctcgcctaggactccttatatactcgctccaaggtcggtttacgcttttactcttctgcccttaagccgtcatagcataaaatggagatattccattttttcgatcttcgtaattatcttcaaaatttcgtatttatccgcggaaacttgacatttatccttctttgcgcgccaagcgtaaaccgtcctacgctcggtcgctacgtagcgaccaagctttggctcgagctcggtcgctacgtagcgaccgagtgggacggacgctcgagctcggttgctacgtagcgaccggatagCGTGCATGTGCGATAATTGcgcaatgaccgagcttggtttgtccgTGTTCCGATTGTCATACTCGAACATCCAGCAAAATGTATCACGTCGATGGGTagggcttatggccaaactccgAATCAGCGGAATATCTTCTTGAGCTACATATTGTTCTAGTAATCGAACATCCCATTCCTTTGTAACTGGATTGATAAGACTGCTTACGATCATCTTTGGGTTCACTGCTGGAGCCCGGGCCCGAGCCGGTCTAGCTGGCGTCGAAGGGATCCAAAGATCCTCCCACACATTAATTTCATACCCTGAATGCACCTTACTTCTGATGCCCAAAAGTAATAGCTTCCTCGCTGCAGTTATACTTGTCCATACATATGATGGGGTATCTGCTGTGCCCATTCACAACGGCGAACTGAGATGATAATATCTTCCCCGAAGAACTCTCGCTACTAGTGAATCCGGAAATTCCACAAGTCGCCAAAGCTGCTTAGCTAAAAGAGCTAGATTAAATTCATGGATCATACGGAACCCAATGGATCCCTCTTTTCGGAGGATGAGCTCCACCAGAACTGTGCAATGGCACTCGCTAGGTTCTCACATATCTCCGAAGGAAGCAGAAAGCTAGACATGACATAAGTCGAAAGAGCTAACAATTTCGATTTAATCAACACCTCCTTTCCTCCATTCGATAACCATCTACGAGTCCAGCCATTCAGTCTATGTAGAGCTTCTCCTTTAAAAAAGCAAATAATTTGCACTTTGATCCACTGATATCCTCTGGGATTTCTAAATATGAGCCCATCCCGCCTTCGTTTTGTATACCAAGACTATCCTTGATTTGCTGCCTATCATTTGCTGGAACCCTTTTACCAATGAGTAATGAGGATTTGTCAAAATTAATGCGTTGACTTGATGCTTTCTCATACTTCCTCACTACTTTCATAATTTCTTAACATTAACGGGGCTCCgctttacagaagaaaaggctatcatcagcaaagagaaggcgAGATATCGAGGGGCAAGCGCGAGCGACTCGCATCCCCATTATCTTCCCTTGATTTTCTGCTTAattaagaaggctaacgagcgcttccgtccatagaataaatataaggagacaaaggatctccttggcaTAAACCTCTCTCAGGAACAATGTTTCCCCTTGGTTCTCCATTCATGAGGACTTTATACTTGACCGAAGTGATGCATCGCATAATCTAGTCAATCCACATTTCTGCAAAACTCATCTTTCGCATGACTGCCTCAATGAATGACCActccatcctatcatatgctttgctcatatAAGTTTTTATGGCCATCCGTTTAACCCGTCCTCCCGGTTTAGTTCTCAAAGCGTGGAACATCTCCTGAGCTATCATGATATTATCTGTAATCTATCTCCTAGCTATGAAGGCTGACTGGGTCTCTGATATTCTCTGTGGAAGAACCTTCTTTAAtctctggcataagaccttagaaACTATCTTGTAGCTGACATTACATAGACTGATAGGTCTAAATTTTGTCATCTCATTCGGTTTTGTCGTCTTAGGGATTAGGAAAATATTCGTGTCATTAAGGCCCTGTGCCTTTCTCCATTTGAAAATGAATTGATTAACCATACGAGTTAAATCATCTTTGACAATATCCCAAAACTTCTGATAACAGAGTGCTGTCATTCCATCTGGTCCTGAGACTTTTTCCGGATGCATAGCGAACAACGCAATTTAACTTCCCATTCAGTTACTGGGGCTGTAAGCTCTGCATTTATCATTCTGGTAATAGTTGTCGAAACCTTTGATAGCGTCTCAATTATATCCTTTGGGTTAGACGATTCAAATATTTGCCTAAAATAACTTGTAGCAATGACTACTAATCCCTCCTCGTCCTCATCCCATAATCCCTATTATGTGAGACAAATGgtgcattattattttttaagttcACTCCTAACATCTTGAATTACTTTCCGGTACCTTACAACTGGAACGTAccaaaaagtaaatatattttggagacattaataaccaaattaactttttttttaaatcattttgtGTACCACAAAGAGATGTTACACAATTGTTCTTATCCGAAAATTAAGTTTTGATCAATTCTAAAATAACAATCACGAAATCTGTGttcttttggaaaaaaaaagctCCGGGTTTTCAAATAATTTCACCAGGAGGCAGCTCTGCGAGCTTCGCATTAGTACCAAGCACACGTTCCATATCAAACCGGACCTCAATATTGCGAATGCTATAACCAACCACCATTAGCCAATACAACAATTTTGCAAGGTCCGTTGCGCTTGTCTCTGTCACATTCGTCTGTGCAGCCACCGAGCCGTTGATATCAGTCACGTTATATAACAAAACACAACGAAGAACAAGATTCAGCTAAAGAAGTTGATGACATATAACCTTCATTTGCTTTGGATCTGTGTCCGAAACAGCTAGAAGCCGCTTGATAAATGCATTCATAGCCACAGCAACATCTTCGCCTGCAGTGCTTGTAAGCTCCTACGAAATTCAAAGCATTCAAattgagaaaataaaattatttgatggAGACAAATTCACAAGAATACATGAGTTCTTCCCATGCCTTAAGATTTTGAGGCTCGAGAGATTTTAGAAACTCCAAAATTTCGTTCTGCTCATTCGCAGATTTTCTCCCTACTTGACGGTTGAGTTCTTCGATCTCTGCTTCCAGAAGCTCGATATACTTTTTCGCATCAATTTTCTCGGGACCAGAAATGTTATTCCATCTGATCACTTCCCCTGATACATTCTTTTGAGTCCCAGGTGCATAGTCTTGATCATCCGCCTAGCTTAATCAGAATTGAAAACCAGAATCACTTATAATTTTACAAATGGAACACGCACATAATAATCAAGATACAGAGAGAATGTGATAGgttttttcatttaattcaCTGAAGAGAACTAAAATTAACGCAAGAAGGCTCTTAACTACTCACAAAACAAATATCCGAGACTAATCTGTTCCATCTCATGCTAACAAATTcagttatagttttttttttattaaagtaaaATTCAATTACAATGCTCCAACACTAGCTTAACACAAGGCTTATTGGAGAGAGGAAGCAAGGAATGACAGGACAAGTAAAAATTCTATAGAAAAAGCAACCTAccaaaaaaagaactaaaaacCTGAAACTGTTACCCTTTTATTGCGTGGTTCAGGAAGAGCAACCTGCTCTAAACTTTGTTGCAATTCAAGACGATATTGAGCGTTTCTGAACATGTATCCGGTCATCAATACGCTCATCATCAACTGTGCAAGGTTTTCAGCAACCTATAACCCAAAATCCCATCAATACAAACACACGACACAGCTAATAGTGAAACAATGAAACGTATGATTACAAAATGTACTCACAGAGGTGACTGTAACGGCAAAAAACTGGGGAGGTAGCGTTCCAATCATATTTGTCACAGTCTGTCGCATTGCATCAACCACCTGATATCACATTACAAGAAACATAGAAAATCAGATtacaagaaaaatagaaaatcacAAGCTCTAGCTCTTAAATGGTCTTcttcaaaataaaacagaagcGTTACATGTTTAGGCGCGCGTTTAACGAACAACTCCATAAACTCAGGTTTCACATTCTGAACATACTCCAGTAAAATATCCCTCCTGGTTTTGGGCTTATCAAAAGTAAAACCAATCATCGAAATTAGGTTTATGAACAGCAAAGAAGCTGCCGCTAAACAACATTTCATCGAAACCCAAAGATTAGTATTTACCAGGTTGCCACTGGGAGGTGTGAACTCTGCAGAGGAATCAGAAGGCTGATTATTTGAAGAACCATAAGACTTAACTCTCAGAACCAAACTTTTATTGCAAATTCTCGACTTCATCTTCAGAGGAAAGCTCacagaggaagtagagagtttAGGTTCAAGGTTGGGAGAAAATGACGAGGAGGGGCGAGATAGTGATTGCAAGAGCGATAACTGAATCGTTAACGAGCACATCTTCGAAACCCTAAACTGTGTCCAATTACGATCGGTTTAGTCAATTTGAGAAAGCTTGTTCGCTAGTTGGGGTTTTATCATCCAAAGAGGAAGGGATTAGGCACGCGGTGGAAGAACATAAAAACAGACAAAACTGATGATCTTGTCCATCGATTTCTTTCGattctttttaaaagaaaactggACCAGAGCTGCAGAAATGAGTCAAAACCAGATAAATACCAGCAAAAACCAGTGAATCCAATCGAACTGACATACATTAAAATCCGGTCTATATATTGTAACGACCTGGTTCAATCAAACCAGTTTGATTCTATTTAACCATAACTTTGGACCCAATATTGGTCAGTTAAGTAATTGGGCCTGAATAGCTTAGGCCACGCAACCACGAAAGAAGCCCAACTTCAACCAAGCAGTAAAATAGATCGATCCAAAGAACCGGAGTTCGCGGAACGGTTGTGAAGATCAAAGGAGCTGCCCGTTATAAGAAGAGATCGACGTATAAGAAAAATGACACGTTAAAAACCCTAGAAAGAGTTACACCCACGCTTCGAACTTGTTTTcatctagttttttttatctcatCGATCTCGTTTTGTAACATTCGATCTCAATTCATTCATTGTATTCATCTTTACTCATCAACAAAGTCCATTTTTGCCTAATGGAAAATgattacatcgttgtgttctaaagatatggTTGCCTGCATCATTTATCTTCCCTAGATTAAACTCCCGATCACTActaaatacttagtgtagattttaggatctataTTTGGCGCCGATTGTGGGGACGAAAAACGAAAAACATCTTTGCTAAGAAACCGATCTAAGTTTCCTAAGCGCGACTATGGATCCTAACCAGGCACGATCATACTGCATCGAATCAATCAATCTCGACCTCTCTAGATCGGGAAAACCAAAGTCGTCAAAAATCGTCCACGACACGAAGGATCAAAGCATCTCTCTCCAAAGACGAGATTGTCCCTCGAGTGACAAACAATCCGATACCTCGCGACAAGCAACTAATAAGTCGGGCGTCGCACCTTCCGAAGAGATAATACGCGAAGCCGGGACTATAAATTTCCACAAACACAAAATTGCTAAGCTCGACATGCCCCATGACGATGCCGTAGTCATCACGTTGGAGCTTGCGAGCACCATCTTTCCGAAGATTCTCGTTGACACCAGAAGCACCGTCAATGTCGTTTCACAAAAGACAAGTGCGATCGATTAGCCAACCGACCCCGGTAATGGATCACGAAACGACTCCCCACAATAGTTTCGAAGGAAAGGCGGTCCAATCGCTTAGGATCGTGCCACTAACCACCAAAACTTATGACGTC
Protein-coding regions in this window:
- the LOC106431967 gene encoding uncharacterized protein LOC106431967 — translated: MCSLTIQLSLLQSLSRPSSSFSPNLEPKLSTSSVSFPLKMKSRICNKSLVLRVKSYGSSNNQPSDSSAEFTPPSGNLPKTRRDILLEYVQNVKPEFMELFVKRAPKHVVDAMRQTVTNMIGTLPPQFFAVTVTSVAENLAQLMMSVLMTGYMFRNAQYRLELQQSLEQVALPEPRNKRADDQDYAPGTQKNVSGEVIRWNNISGPEKIDAKKYIELLEAEIEELNRQVGRKSANEQNEILEFLKSLEPQNLKELTSTAGEDVAVAMNAFIKRLLAVSDTDPKQMKTNVTETSATDLAKLLYWLMVVGYSIRNIEVRFDMERVLGTNAKLAELPPGEII